In the genome of Streptomyces sp. NBC_00190, one region contains:
- a CDS encoding response regulator transcription factor has translation MTVRLLLADDHPVVRAGLRAVLDTEPDFTVVAEAATAERAVELAAAEPVDVVLMDLQFGPGMHGAEATALITARQGAPRVLVLTTYDTDADILAAVEAGASGYLLKDAPPEELAAAVRTAAAGQSALAPAVALRLMDRMRTPAEALTKRELEVLQLVADGLSNQQISKRLFLSQATVKSHLVHIYAKLGVDSRTSAVAAAATRRLIRTP, from the coding sequence ATGACCGTCCGACTGCTGCTCGCGGACGACCACCCGGTGGTGCGGGCGGGCCTGCGCGCGGTGCTGGACACCGAACCGGACTTCACGGTGGTCGCCGAGGCCGCGACCGCCGAGCGGGCCGTGGAGCTGGCCGCCGCCGAGCCGGTGGACGTGGTCCTGATGGACCTCCAGTTCGGGCCCGGTATGCACGGCGCCGAGGCGACGGCCCTGATCACGGCCCGGCAGGGCGCGCCCCGGGTGCTGGTGCTGACCACGTACGACACGGACGCGGACATCCTGGCGGCCGTGGAGGCGGGCGCTTCGGGCTACCTGCTGAAGGACGCCCCGCCGGAGGAGCTGGCAGCTGCGGTCCGAACGGCCGCGGCGGGCCAGTCGGCGCTGGCCCCGGCGGTGGCGCTGCGGCTGATGGACCGGATGCGGACCCCGGCGGAGGCGCTGACGAAGCGGGAGCTGGAGGTGCTCCAGCTGGTCGCGGACGGCCTGTCGAACCAGCAGATCTCCAAGCGGCTCTTCCTCAGCCAGGCCACGGTCAAGTCCCACCTGGTGCACATCTACGCGAAGCTCGGCGTCGACTCCCGCACCTCCGCGGTCGCGGCCGCCGCCACCCGCCGCCTGATCCGCACGCCGTAG
- a CDS encoding nucleotidyltransferase family protein, with amino-acid sequence MIAGLLLAAGGGRRLGGRPKALLPYRGRPLVENAVRVLREAGCGPVHVVLGASASEVRERADLAGCVVVDNPDWTQGMGSSLRVGLASLAGTGARAALVCLVDQPGIGPAAVARVREAYRSPASLVAAAYDGERGHPVLFGADRWADIAATATGDKGARVHLARHAEELTLVECADIAEAYDIDTPPDLARLL; translated from the coding sequence GTGATCGCGGGCCTCCTCCTGGCCGCCGGCGGCGGCCGCCGGCTCGGCGGCCGGCCCAAGGCCCTGCTCCCCTACCGCGGCCGCCCGCTGGTCGAGAACGCCGTGCGGGTGCTGCGCGAGGCGGGCTGCGGCCCGGTGCACGTGGTGCTGGGCGCTTCGGCGTCCGAGGTCCGCGAGCGCGCGGACCTGGCCGGCTGCGTGGTCGTGGACAACCCCGACTGGACCCAGGGCATGGGCTCGTCCCTGCGGGTCGGCCTCGCCTCCCTGGCCGGTACGGGCGCCCGCGCGGCCCTGGTCTGCCTGGTGGACCAGCCGGGCATCGGGCCGGCGGCCGTGGCCCGGGTGCGGGAGGCGTACCGCTCCCCGGCGAGCCTGGTGGCGGCGGCCTACGACGGCGAGCGCGGCCACCCGGTGCTGTTCGGCGCGGACCGGTGGGCGGACATCGCGGCCACGGCGACGGGTGACAAGGGCGCGCGGGTGCACCTTGCGCGACACGCGGAGGAGCTCACGCTGGTGGAGTGCGCGGACATCGCGGAGGCATACGACATCGACACCCCGCCCGACCTGGCCCGCCTGCTCTGA
- a CDS encoding dihydrofolate reductase family protein encodes MGKLTLTTFLTLDGVMQAPGGPEEDTSGGFEYGGWLVPYADEGMGEFITEVFGRTGAFLLGRRTYEIFASYWPQHDDPADPVASKLNRLPKYVASTTLKEPAWGPATVLDGEQLQSEIVRVKDALDGELQVHGSGQLAQWLLARDLVDELNLLVYPVFLGGGRRLFPTGGLPTACELTSSRTTSSGIAIHTYRTTGRATFGTFAD; translated from the coding sequence ATGGGCAAGCTGACCCTCACCACCTTCCTGACTCTCGACGGCGTGATGCAGGCCCCCGGCGGGCCGGAGGAGGACACCAGCGGCGGGTTCGAGTACGGCGGGTGGCTCGTGCCGTACGCGGACGAGGGCATGGGGGAGTTCATCACCGAGGTCTTCGGCCGGACCGGGGCGTTTCTGCTCGGGCGGCGGACGTACGAGATCTTCGCCTCGTACTGGCCGCAGCACGACGACCCCGCGGACCCGGTCGCGAGCAAGCTGAACAGGCTGCCGAAGTACGTGGCCTCGACCACGCTCAAGGAGCCCGCCTGGGGCCCGGCCACCGTGCTCGACGGTGAGCAACTGCAGAGCGAGATCGTCCGGGTCAAGGACGCCCTCGACGGTGAGCTGCAGGTCCACGGCAGCGGGCAGCTCGCGCAGTGGCTGCTGGCCCGGGACCTCGTCGACGAGCTGAACCTGCTCGTCTATCCGGTGTTCCTGGGCGGCGGGCGCCGGCTGTTCCCGACCGGCGGGCTGCCGACGGCCTGCGAGCTGACGAGTTCCCGTACGACGTCGAGCGGCATCGCCATCCACACCTACCGGACGACGGGGCGCGCCACCTTCGGCACGTTCGCGGACTGA
- the yczR gene encoding MocR-like transcription factor YczR, translating to MANGRVVQTADRTLGSRQLAALLPAEVLARPGYRSLADAVRTLILDGRIALHVRLPAEREFAEAVGASRATVTGAYDLLRESGYVRSRRGSGTWTELPDGHRPVGAHLLVGAGGYSADDDPGIDLAIAAMGAPEDSLSEAFAWAATRLPRFARTPGYHPFGLPDLRTAVAERFTRRGLPTRPEQILVTAGAQQAFALVVSLLCRAGDRVVTENPTYANALDALRHARLRTGSIAVSDAGWDMEIAESTLRQTVPRLAYVIPDFHNPTGALMPPEQRLRLLAATRATGTWLVVDETIADIALDVPAPAPLASLAPRGGADHVITIGSLSKTHWGGLRVGWIRATAKMITELTAVRVSADMTGSVLDQLVALPLMEGLDRTVPARLAQLRTRREALVRSLQRHTPEWSWQLPPGGLSLWVDLGEPVSSALGERAAAAGVHIGRGARFGVDPGTFEHRLRIPYTLPEDRLDEGVRLLAQAFHEGVPLTPAVDRPYWVA from the coding sequence ATGGCAAACGGGCGAGTGGTCCAGACAGCGGACAGAACCCTCGGCAGTCGGCAGCTGGCGGCCCTGCTCCCCGCCGAGGTGCTGGCCCGCCCCGGCTACCGGTCGCTCGCCGACGCCGTCCGCACGCTGATCCTCGACGGTCGCATCGCCCTGCACGTACGGCTGCCCGCCGAGCGCGAGTTCGCCGAGGCGGTCGGCGCCAGCCGGGCCACCGTCACCGGCGCCTACGACCTGCTGCGGGAGAGCGGCTACGTCCGCAGTCGCCGCGGCTCCGGCACCTGGACCGAACTCCCCGACGGCCACCGCCCCGTCGGCGCCCACCTCCTCGTCGGGGCCGGCGGCTACAGCGCCGACGACGACCCCGGCATCGACCTCGCCATCGCCGCCATGGGCGCGCCCGAGGACAGCCTCTCGGAGGCCTTCGCCTGGGCCGCGACCAGGCTGCCCCGGTTCGCCCGCACTCCCGGCTACCACCCCTTCGGCCTGCCCGACCTGCGCACGGCCGTCGCCGAGCGGTTCACCCGGCGCGGGCTGCCCACCCGCCCCGAGCAGATCCTGGTCACGGCCGGGGCCCAGCAGGCCTTCGCGCTGGTCGTCAGCCTGCTCTGCCGGGCCGGGGACCGGGTCGTCACCGAGAACCCGACCTACGCGAACGCCCTCGACGCCCTGCGCCACGCCCGGCTGCGCACCGGGTCGATCGCCGTCTCCGACGCGGGATGGGACATGGAGATAGCCGAGTCGACGCTGCGCCAGACCGTGCCCCGGCTGGCGTACGTGATCCCGGACTTCCACAACCCGACGGGCGCGCTGATGCCGCCGGAGCAGCGGCTGCGGCTGCTCGCGGCCACCCGGGCCACCGGGACCTGGCTGGTGGTGGACGAGACGATCGCCGACATCGCGCTGGACGTTCCCGCGCCCGCGCCCCTGGCCTCGCTGGCCCCGCGCGGCGGCGCCGACCACGTGATCACCATCGGCTCGCTCAGCAAGACGCACTGGGGCGGTCTGCGGGTGGGCTGGATCCGGGCCACCGCGAAGATGATCACCGAGCTGACGGCCGTACGCGTTTCCGCCGACATGACCGGCTCGGTACTCGACCAGCTCGTCGCGCTCCCGCTGATGGAGGGCCTGGACCGGACCGTGCCCGCGCGCCTGGCGCAGCTGCGGACCCGGCGCGAAGCCCTGGTGCGGTCCCTCCAGCGGCACACACCGGAATGGTCCTGGCAGCTGCCGCCCGGCGGGCTCTCGCTCTGGGTCGACCTGGGCGAGCCGGTCAGCTCCGCGCTGGGGGAGCGGGCCGCGGCCGCCGGGGTGCACATTGGCCGCGGGGCCCGATTCGGGGTGGACCCGGGGACCTTCGAACACCGGCTCCGCATCCCGTACACGCTGCCCGAAGACCGCCTGGACGAAGGCGTACGCCTCCTCGCGCAAGCCTTCCACGAGGGCGTCCCGCTGACCCCGGCGGTGGACCGGCCGTACTGGGTGGCGTAG
- the allB gene encoding allantoinase AllB: MSDLAVELVLRSTRVITPEGTRAASVAVADGKITAVLAHDAEVPAGARLEDFGDDVLLPGLVDTHVHVNDPGRTEWEGFWTATRAAAAGGITTILDMPLNSLPPTTTTDNLRVKQEVARAKAHVDVGFWGGALPGNVKDLRPLHDAGVYGFKCFLSPSGVDEFPELDQDQLAASLAEITGFGGLMIVHAEDPHHLDAAPAVPGPKYADFLASRPRDAENTAIGNLIAQAKRLNARVHVLHLSSSDALPLIAAAKAEGVRITVESCPHYLTLTAEEVPDGASEFKCCPPIREAANQDLLWDALADGTIDCIVSDHSPSTADLKTSDFATAWGGISSLQLGLPAIWTEARRRGRSLEDVVRWMSAAPAALAGLAQKGAIEAGRDADFAVLAPEETFTVDPAELHHRNRVTAYAGKTLHGVVKSTWLRGTQIADHGTPTEPTGLLLERQN, encoded by the coding sequence GTGTCCGACCTGGCTGTGGAACTGGTACTGCGCTCGACGCGCGTCATCACCCCCGAGGGGACGCGCGCCGCCTCGGTGGCCGTCGCCGACGGGAAGATCACGGCCGTGCTGGCGCACGACGCCGAGGTACCGGCCGGAGCCCGGCTGGAGGACTTCGGCGACGACGTCCTGCTTCCCGGCCTGGTCGACACCCACGTCCACGTCAACGACCCGGGCCGCACCGAGTGGGAAGGCTTCTGGACGGCCACCCGTGCCGCCGCGGCCGGAGGCATCACCACGATCCTCGACATGCCGCTGAACTCCCTTCCGCCGACCACCACGACCGACAACCTGCGCGTCAAGCAGGAGGTCGCCCGCGCCAAGGCGCACGTGGACGTCGGCTTCTGGGGCGGCGCCCTGCCCGGCAACGTCAAGGACCTGCGCCCGCTGCACGACGCCGGCGTCTACGGCTTCAAGTGCTTCCTGTCGCCCTCCGGCGTCGACGAGTTTCCCGAGCTCGACCAGGACCAACTGGCCGCCTCCCTCGCCGAGATCACCGGCTTCGGCGGCCTGATGATCGTGCACGCCGAGGACCCGCACCACCTGGACGCGGCCCCGGCCGTCCCCGGTCCCAAGTACGCCGACTTCCTCGCCTCCCGCCCGCGCGACGCCGAGAACACCGCGATCGGGAACCTGATCGCCCAGGCGAAGCGGCTGAACGCGCGGGTCCACGTACTGCACCTCTCGTCGAGCGACGCGCTGCCGCTGATCGCCGCCGCCAAGGCCGAGGGCGTCAGGATCACCGTCGAGTCCTGCCCGCACTACCTCACCCTCACTGCCGAGGAAGTCCCGGACGGCGCCAGCGAGTTCAAGTGCTGCCCGCCCATCCGCGAGGCCGCCAACCAGGACCTCCTGTGGGACGCGCTCGCGGACGGCACCATCGACTGCATCGTCTCGGACCACTCGCCCTCCACCGCGGACCTGAAGACCAGCGACTTCGCCACCGCGTGGGGCGGCATCTCCTCCCTCCAGCTGGGCCTGCCCGCCATCTGGACCGAGGCGCGCCGGCGCGGACGCTCCCTGGAGGACGTCGTCCGCTGGATGTCCGCCGCCCCGGCCGCCCTCGCGGGCCTGGCGCAGAAGGGCGCGATCGAGGCGGGCCGCGACGCCGACTTCGCCGTGCTCGCCCCCGAAGAAACGTTCACCGTGGACCCGGCCGAACTCCACCACCGCAACCGGGTCACGGCGTACGCGGGCAAGACCCTGCACGGCGTCGTGAAGTCCACCTGGCTGCGCGGTACGCAGATCGCCGACCACGGCACCCCGACCGAACCCACGGGCCTCCTCCTCGAAAGGCAGAACTGA
- a CDS encoding ABC transporter ATP-binding protein, protein MTLLVHDVTLTYPDGESRLTALDSVGLEVPAGTLTAVIGPSGSGKSSLLAVAATLVTPDSGRVVVAGRDTAALSAAEKSALRREKIGIVFQQPNLLASLTAAEQLQVMAHVSGRPARALRRRALELLDAVGLADKADKRPHQLSGGQRQRINIARALMNEPAVLLVDEPTSALDHERGAAVLDLLVTLTRERSTATVLVTHDHAHLDRMDRTATMADGRLSQSPDPVPAS, encoded by the coding sequence ATGACCCTGCTCGTGCACGACGTCACCCTGACCTACCCCGACGGCGAGAGCAGGCTCACCGCCCTCGACTCGGTCGGCCTGGAGGTTCCCGCGGGCACCCTGACGGCAGTCATCGGCCCCTCCGGCTCCGGCAAGTCCAGCCTGCTCGCCGTGGCCGCCACGCTGGTCACCCCGGACTCCGGCCGGGTGGTCGTCGCCGGCCGGGACACCGCCGCGCTGAGCGCCGCCGAGAAGTCGGCCCTGCGCCGGGAGAAGATCGGCATCGTCTTCCAGCAGCCGAACCTGCTCGCCTCGCTGACCGCCGCCGAACAGCTCCAGGTCATGGCGCACGTCTCGGGCCGGCCCGCGCGGGCGCTGCGCCGGCGCGCGCTGGAGCTGCTGGACGCGGTGGGTCTGGCGGACAAGGCCGACAAGCGGCCCCACCAGCTCTCCGGGGGCCAGCGCCAGCGGATCAACATCGCCCGCGCCCTGATGAACGAGCCCGCCGTGCTGCTGGTCGATGAGCCGACCAGCGCCCTCGACCACGAGCGCGGCGCGGCCGTGCTCGACCTGCTGGTCACGCTGACCCGCGAGCGCTCGACGGCCACGGTGCTGGTCACGCACGACCACGCCCACCTGGACCGGATGGACCGTACGGCGACGATGGCCGACGGCCGCCTGTCGCAGAGCCCGGACCCGGTCCCGGCGTCCTGA
- a CDS encoding sensor histidine kinase has protein sequence MAALNPAAPPASRPLTPVSKVLQLCLHALLLGLLALAAGRAVADSAPGAGWVVAVCAALAAVYAGGVRAPAVHASPRAGAVWLAALGAAWLALLAVSPDGLWIAFPLYFLELHLLRLRWGVAAVAVTACAAIGGFLAHSSAVTPGAFLGPLLGGAVAVATVLGYQALYRESERRRELIEELITTRAELAAAERGAGILAERERLAREIHDTLAQGLSSIQLLLRAAERALPVESPAVPHIARAREAAQENLAEARRFVRALTPPDLEHGSLAAALERLCSGAPGPLVRFSLSGRPRVLPTPYEVALLRIAQSALANVVRHARARRAEITLTFMDASVTLDIVDDGQGFDLSSAPSGEGGFGLPAMRSRAETLGGLFTVESGYGQGTAVAVTLPLPLEAV, from the coding sequence ATGGCTGCTCTGAATCCTGCCGCTCCGCCCGCTTCCCGCCCCCTCACCCCCGTCTCGAAAGTGCTGCAGCTGTGCCTGCACGCGCTGCTCCTCGGGCTGCTCGCGCTGGCCGCCGGACGGGCCGTCGCCGACTCCGCGCCCGGGGCCGGCTGGGTCGTCGCCGTCTGCGCGGCCCTGGCCGCCGTGTACGCGGGCGGCGTACGGGCCCCCGCCGTGCACGCGTCGCCGCGCGCCGGGGCGGTGTGGCTGGCCGCGCTGGGCGCGGCCTGGCTGGCCCTGCTGGCGGTCTCCCCCGACGGGCTGTGGATCGCCTTCCCGCTGTACTTCCTGGAGCTGCACCTGCTGCGGCTGCGCTGGGGGGTCGCGGCCGTCGCGGTGACCGCCTGCGCGGCCATCGGCGGTTTCCTCGCGCACAGCAGCGCGGTGACGCCCGGGGCCTTCCTCGGGCCGCTGCTGGGCGGGGCCGTGGCGGTGGCGACCGTTCTGGGCTACCAGGCGCTGTACCGCGAGAGCGAACGCCGGCGGGAGCTGATCGAGGAGCTCATCACGACCCGCGCGGAGCTGGCCGCGGCCGAGCGCGGCGCGGGGATCCTGGCCGAGCGGGAGCGGCTCGCCCGGGAGATCCACGACACCCTGGCCCAGGGACTGTCCTCGATCCAGCTGCTGCTGCGGGCCGCCGAGCGGGCGCTTCCCGTGGAGTCGCCGGCCGTGCCCCACATCGCGCGGGCGCGGGAGGCCGCCCAGGAGAACCTCGCCGAGGCACGTCGCTTCGTACGGGCCCTCACCCCGCCGGACCTGGAGCACGGGTCGCTCGCCGCCGCGCTGGAACGGCTGTGCTCGGGGGCGCCGGGGCCGCTGGTGCGGTTCTCGCTGAGCGGCAGGCCCCGGGTGCTGCCCACCCCGTACGAGGTGGCCCTGCTGCGGATCGCGCAGTCGGCGCTGGCCAATGTGGTGCGCCACGCGCGCGCCCGGCGGGCCGAGATCACGCTCACCTTCATGGACGCCTCCGTCACCCTGGACATCGTGGACGACGGGCAGGGCTTCGACCTCTCCTCCGCCCCGTCGGGCGAGGGCGGCTTCGGCCTGCCCGCGATGCGCTCGCGCGCCGAGACGCTGGGCGGGCTGTTCACCGTGGAGTCCGGCTACGGCCAGGGCACCGCCGTGGCCGTCACCCTGCCCCTTCCCCTGGAGGCCGTCTGA
- a CDS encoding ABC transporter permease, protein MFVAWRDLRFAKGRFALMGSVVLLITLLVGLLSGLTSGLARENISAITGLPATHLAFAAPAGDQKVSFTNSQVQEKAWQTWRGQPGVTSAEPLGIRTTNAASGERTAAVSVFGVEPSGKLGPRGSGLAQGRVVLTEKAAKELGGLTAGARLRIGTLELSVAAVSGTAAYSHTPVVWMDLNDWQRIGNPGTSLDTLATVVAVSGDGMDLAAADKAAATKAQTVDEALGAIGSYQAENGSLQLMRGFLFAISALVIGAFFTVWTIQRSGDIAVLKALGASTPYLLKDALGQAVVMLAIGTGLGTALAAGFGALISGGNVPFVLDAATVLVPAAVMIVLGALGAALSIRRITAVDPLTALGSAR, encoded by the coding sequence ATGTTCGTCGCATGGAGAGATCTACGGTTCGCGAAGGGCCGGTTCGCCCTCATGGGCTCGGTCGTACTGCTGATCACACTGCTGGTCGGCCTGCTGTCCGGGCTCACCTCCGGTCTGGCACGGGAGAACATCTCGGCCATCACCGGGCTGCCCGCCACCCATCTGGCCTTCGCCGCGCCCGCCGGTGACCAGAAGGTGTCCTTCACCAACTCCCAGGTGCAGGAGAAGGCCTGGCAGACATGGCGCGGGCAGCCGGGGGTGACATCGGCGGAGCCGCTCGGCATCCGCACCACCAACGCCGCCTCGGGCGAGCGCACCGCGGCCGTCTCGGTCTTCGGGGTGGAGCCCTCGGGGAAGCTCGGCCCGCGCGGCAGCGGCCTCGCCCAGGGACGGGTGGTCCTCACCGAGAAGGCCGCGAAGGAGCTGGGCGGCCTCACCGCTGGCGCCAGGCTCAGGATCGGCACGCTCGAACTGTCCGTCGCCGCGGTCTCCGGCACCGCCGCCTACAGCCACACCCCGGTCGTCTGGATGGACCTGAACGACTGGCAGCGCATCGGCAACCCCGGCACCTCCCTCGACACGCTCGCCACCGTCGTCGCCGTCTCGGGCGACGGCATGGACCTGGCGGCCGCGGACAAGGCCGCCGCCACCAAGGCCCAGACCGTGGACGAGGCCCTGGGCGCCATAGGCTCCTACCAGGCCGAGAACGGCTCGCTCCAGCTGATGCGCGGCTTCCTCTTCGCCATCTCGGCCCTGGTGATAGGCGCCTTCTTCACCGTGTGGACCATCCAGCGCAGCGGGGACATCGCCGTGCTGAAGGCACTGGGTGCCTCGACCCCGTATCTGCTGAAGGACGCCCTCGGCCAGGCCGTGGTCATGCTGGCGATCGGCACCGGGCTGGGCACGGCGCTCGCCGCCGGCTTCGGCGCGCTGATCAGCGGCGGGAACGTGCCCTTCGTGCTCGACGCCGCCACCGTGCTCGTCCCGGCCGCCGTCATGATCGTGCTCGGCGCCCTGGGCGCGGCCCTGTCCATCCGGCGGATCACCGCCGTCGACCCGCTGACCGCCCTCGGGAGCGCCCGATGA
- a CDS encoding IclR family transcriptional regulator, with amino-acid sequence MPTSSASTTDASAKPTAASGGVQSLERAFDLLERMADAGGEVGLSELSAASGLPLPTIHRLMRTLVACGYVRQQPNRRYSLGPRLIRLGESASRLLGTWARPYLARLVEETGETANMALLDGDEIVYVAQVPSKHSMRMFTEVGRRVLPHSTGVGKALLAYTPAEEVRALLARTGMPAATEKTITTPEGFLDALEQVRKVGYAVDDNEQEIGVRCLAVSVPNSPTAAAISISGPAGRVTEALTESIVPILQGVAAELSVALSNQNPA; translated from the coding sequence GTGCCGACGTCCAGCGCCAGCACCACCGACGCTTCCGCCAAGCCCACTGCCGCCAGCGGTGGCGTCCAGTCCCTTGAGCGCGCCTTCGATCTGCTCGAACGCATGGCCGACGCCGGGGGCGAAGTCGGCCTCAGCGAGCTCTCCGCCGCCAGCGGTCTGCCGCTGCCGACCATCCACCGCCTCATGCGCACGCTCGTGGCATGCGGTTATGTACGTCAGCAGCCCAACCGACGTTACTCCCTCGGCCCCCGGCTGATCCGCCTCGGCGAGTCCGCGTCGCGACTCCTGGGCACCTGGGCCCGCCCGTACCTCGCCCGCCTGGTCGAGGAGACCGGGGAGACGGCGAACATGGCCCTGCTCGACGGGGACGAGATCGTCTACGTCGCCCAGGTGCCGTCCAAGCACTCCATGCGCATGTTCACCGAGGTCGGCCGCCGGGTGCTCCCGCACTCCACCGGAGTGGGCAAGGCGCTCCTCGCCTACACCCCCGCCGAGGAGGTGCGTGCCCTGCTGGCCCGCACCGGGATGCCGGCGGCGACCGAGAAGACCATCACCACGCCCGAGGGCTTCCTCGACGCGCTGGAGCAGGTCCGCAAGGTGGGTTACGCGGTCGACGACAACGAGCAGGAAATAGGAGTCCGCTGCCTCGCCGTGTCGGTGCCGAACTCGCCGACCGCCGCCGCGATCTCCATCTCGGGCCCGGCGGGCCGGGTGACCGAGGCGCTGACCGAGTCGATCGTGCCGATCCTGCAGGGCGTGGCGGCCGAGCTGTCCGTGGCCCTGTCCAACCAGAACCCCGCCTAG
- a CDS encoding SDR family oxidoreductase, protein MSGSGYVALVTGGSRGIGAASALRLAQDGLDVAVSYVNDARAAAEVVGKVEALGRRGLAVRADAGDGAQAVSAVEEAVRAFGRIDVLVNNAGVGVLGPLDGLGPAEVDRVLSVNVRGAFLVARAAAGHMGSGGRIITVGSCITQRVPGPGGTLYAMSKSALTGLTKALARELGGRGITANLVHPGPVDTDMNPADGPGAEQQAAMTALGRFGTPQEVAAMVSFLAGPDSAYVTGAEFAVDGGYAA, encoded by the coding sequence ATGAGCGGGTCCGGGTATGTGGCGCTGGTGACCGGCGGCAGCCGCGGGATCGGCGCGGCGAGCGCCCTGCGACTGGCCCAGGACGGGCTCGACGTCGCGGTCAGTTACGTCAACGACGCGCGGGCGGCGGCCGAGGTGGTCGGCAAGGTGGAGGCCCTCGGGCGGCGCGGACTGGCCGTACGGGCCGACGCGGGCGACGGGGCGCAGGCCGTCTCGGCGGTGGAGGAGGCCGTACGGGCCTTCGGGCGGATCGACGTCCTGGTCAACAACGCGGGGGTGGGCGTGCTCGGGCCCCTCGACGGGCTGGGCCCGGCCGAGGTGGACCGGGTGCTGTCGGTCAATGTCCGCGGCGCGTTCCTCGTGGCCCGGGCCGCGGCCGGTCACATGGGCTCCGGCGGGCGGATCATCACCGTCGGCAGCTGCATCACCCAGCGGGTCCCGGGCCCCGGCGGCACGCTGTACGCGATGAGCAAGTCGGCGCTGACCGGGCTGACCAAGGCGCTGGCCCGGGAGCTCGGCGGGCGCGGCATCACCGCGAACCTCGTGCACCCGGGCCCGGTGGACACCGACATGAACCCGGCGGACGGCCCCGGGGCGGAGCAGCAGGCGGCCATGACGGCCCTCGGCCGGTTCGGCACCCCGCAGGAGGTCGCGGCCATGGTGTCCTTCCTGGCCGGGCCGGACTCCGCGTACGTGACGGGCGCGGAGTTCGCGGTGGACGGCGGCTACGCGGCATAG
- the alc gene encoding allantoicase: MAIDSFTGNANPYGGGDPYADYRTADFPFTQYANLAARELGAGVIAANDEFFAQRENLLIAEAAHFDPEHFGHKGKIMDGWETRRRRGVSAEQPWPTPEDHDWALVRLGAPGVIRGIVVDTAHFRGNMPQAVSIEGTNWDGALAPTPQELLGDDVKWTVLVPRTPVGGHAANGFEVDAEQRFTHLRVNQHPDGGIARLRVYGEVAPDPKWLATLGTFDVVALENGGSVQDASNRFYSPPTNTINPGRSRKMDDGWETARRRDNGNDWIRYQLVAESEIRAAEIDTAYLKGNSAGWASLSVKTGEEGEWTEFLPRTRLQPDTNHRFVLDTPAVGTHVRIDIFPDGGFSRLRLHGSLTEAGAAAHAARHQELGG, from the coding sequence GTGGCGATTGACTCCTTCACCGGCAACGCGAACCCGTACGGAGGCGGCGACCCGTACGCGGATTACCGCACCGCGGACTTCCCCTTCACCCAGTACGCGAACCTCGCCGCCCGTGAGCTGGGCGCCGGTGTCATCGCCGCGAACGACGAGTTCTTCGCCCAGCGCGAGAACCTGCTCATCGCCGAGGCCGCGCACTTCGACCCCGAGCACTTCGGCCACAAGGGCAAGATCATGGACGGCTGGGAGACCCGCCGCCGTCGCGGCGTCTCCGCCGAGCAGCCCTGGCCGACCCCCGAGGACCACGACTGGGCGCTCGTACGCCTGGGCGCCCCCGGCGTCATCCGCGGCATCGTCGTCGACACCGCCCACTTCCGCGGCAACATGCCGCAGGCCGTCTCCATCGAGGGCACCAACTGGGACGGCGCCCTCGCGCCGACCCCGCAGGAGCTCCTCGGCGACGACGTGAAGTGGACCGTGCTCGTCCCGCGCACCCCGGTCGGCGGCCACGCGGCCAACGGCTTCGAGGTCGACGCCGAGCAGCGCTTCACGCACCTGCGCGTCAACCAGCACCCGGACGGCGGCATCGCCCGCCTGCGCGTCTACGGCGAGGTCGCCCCGGACCCGAAGTGGCTCGCCACGCTCGGCACCTTCGACGTGGTCGCCCTGGAGAACGGCGGCTCGGTCCAGGACGCGTCCAACCGCTTCTACTCCCCGCCGACCAACACCATCAACCCGGGCCGCTCCCGCAAGATGGACGACGGCTGGGAGACCGCCCGTCGCCGCGACAACGGCAACGACTGGATCCGCTACCAGCTCGTCGCCGAGTCCGAGATCCGCGCCGCCGAGATCGACACCGCCTACCTCAAGGGCAACTCGGCCGGCTGGGCCTCCCTGTCGGTCAAGACGGGTGAGGAGGGCGAGTGGACGGAATTCCTGCCGCGCACCCGCCTGCAGCCCGACACCAACCACCGCTTCGTGCTGGACACCCCGGCGGTCGGCACGCACGTGCGGATCGACATCTTCCCGGACGGCGGCTTCTCCCGCCTGCGTCTGCACGGCTCGCTGACGGAGGCCGGCGCGGCCGCGCACGCCGCCCGCCACCAGGAGCTGGGCGGCTGA